From Tachypleus tridentatus isolate NWPU-2018 chromosome 8, ASM421037v1, whole genome shotgun sequence, a single genomic window includes:
- the LOC143223841 gene encoding uncharacterized protein LOC143223841 translates to MAFHGPYLESAGVSSDVLIEEYGELPVIDGLSLLQGLVIELCDFARLHRWTDKKLIDIILKITPDITKSYDTIQIRISRLRAKKRTVKKGATKYKAFVESPFFDSISPQNTDVVTPQETDILPEPHPVTTEAQKHIDTCTDSILSAVAAAQGRLADLNKEINLKKHLLNQHEKQLAKTKHDLEIASKKLPRLGHYSKQNVNKRDKRGREALRSIKVKEKIICQQTLELSDYCNKTRLMDKKIKTLLFKLLTEKKKKRNAQKNASWAKKKQLESHEGCVPKSKYLELKNKFCSSVSKIDVLKVELDGLKEQVKLKTMDLKDDKGRYGTETRMTVNELSSLDIAQSKVGPAMTLHIAKYFISQKNFSSKNWGISKDGTSRKKRKIQDTTLVADDGSTMSVGFCQVASETAQTISNVTSEHLDELAAVAGGDKNIFLHNILSKLSFFMSDRAAAEKKSNILLEEWRNSVLEDASEDDVQEINKFYCMAHVLLGCHRNVLGEIGPVINEKSALGRDQLPQFVNYRKDCIVERVVQTASDVFGPVGDHLGLRDLWEVHCATLDLKSLINNYKDNRFNGLFETSAQVLYHRKDFLYLLGMRSSNKKLQALSADLSDPLVVRFIQAMAVVFIQVTGPFWNLLEDGSVPYVSLCNFIQPLHAYLEAASEDPSIFFNEDSSACLRTHRGHSIQLYIQSGLLTAFYPEHEAELKQTPAAASRGLIKTVQMQLKDFLSRGCYGNLPSTQLLEYTTFSHKTNLACEHHFGSLDSSMKRRPNCTLHHHSTLHLLKRNHTAIKTWFTGLSDDKKKELWSRARANARSLRKIHQDAESEERQKLLPSSCQDKQADCNPQGQSQTTESKKLKGLRDKLDRLLPPQDTQLTPQQWVAVAYQEGWYPGLVLQHDA, encoded by the exons ATGGCTTTTCATGGACCATACCTGGAGTCTGCTGGAGTGAGCAGCGATGTTCTCATAGAAGAATATGGAGAGCTACCAGTTATTGATGGCCTCAGCCTCCTTCAAGGTCTTGTAATAGAGCTGTGTGACTTTGCCAGATTACATAGGTGGACAGACAAAAAATTGATAGATATCATTCTAAAGATTACACCAGACATTACTAAATCATATGATACCATCCAGATAAGGATCAGTAGATTAAGAGCAAAGAAAAGGACAGTGAAAAAAGGGGCCACAAAATATAAAGCCTTTGTGGAATCCCCATTTTTTGACAGCATCAGTCCTCAGAATACAGATGTTGTTACACCACAAGAAACAGATATCTTACCAGAACCACATCCAGTTACAACAGAAGCACAAAAACACATTGACACCTGTACTGATAGCATACTTAGTGCTGTAGCAGCAGCCCAAGGCAGACTGGCTGATCTGAATAAGGAGATAAACTTAAAGAAGCATTTGCTAAATCAACACGAAAAACAACTTGCAAAAACAAAGCATGATTTAGAAATAGCTAGTAAAAAACTACCAAGGCTTGGTCACTACTCTAAACAAAATGTCAACAAAAGGGATAAAAGAGGACGAGAGGCACTTAGAAGCATTAAAGTTAAAGAGAAGATTATTTGTCAACAGACACTAGAACTCTCTGATTACTGCAACAAAACAAGATTaatggataaaaaaataaaaactcttcttttcAAGCTActgacagaaaagaaaaagaaaagaaatgcaCAGAAAAATGCTAGTTGggcaaaaaaaaaacagcttgaaTCACATGAGGGCTGTGTGCCAAAGTCAAAATACttagaattgaaaaataaattttgtagcTCAGTTAGCAAAATTGATGTGTTAAAAGTTGAGCTTGATGGCTTGAAGGAACAGGTTAAGTTAAAGACTATGGACTTAAAAGATGATAAAGGGCGGTATGGTACTGAAACTCGCATGACTGTAAATGAGCTTAGTTCACTGGACATTGCACAAAGTAAAGTAGGTCCTGCAAT GACATTACACATAGCCAAGTAtttcatttcacaaaaaaatttcTCCTCAAAAAACTGGGGCATCTCTAAAGATGGAACTTCTAGGAAAAAGCGCAAGATCCAGGATACAACACTTGTTGCAGATGATGGCTCTACAATGTCTGTAGGTTTTTGCCAGGTGGCTAGTGAAACAGCCCAGACCATATCAAATGTGACATCTGAACATCTGGATGAGCTAGCTGCTGTGGCAGGTGGTGACAAGAACATTTTCctacataatattttaagtaaactaTCATTTTTCATGTCGGACAGGGCTGCTGCAGAAAAGAAATCAAATATACTTTTGGAAGAATGGAGAAATTCAGTACTGGAGGATGCTTCAGAAGATGATGTACAAGAAATCAACAAATTCTATTGCATGGCACATGTACTCCTTGGCTGCCACAGGAATGTGTTAGGTGAGATTGGCCCAGTCATCAATGAGAAAAGTGCATTAGGCCGGGACCAGCTCCCCCAATTTGTGAACTATCGCAAGGATTGCATTGTAGAAAGGGTAGTGCAAACAGCATCTGACGTTTTTGGTCCTGTTGGGGACCATCTTGGTTTAAGAGACCTGTGGGAAGTTCATTGTGCAACACTAGATTTGAAATCATTAATAAATAACTATAAGGACAATCGTTTTAATGGATTATTTGAAACCTCAGCACAAGTACTTTATCACAGAAAGGACTTTTTGTATTTGTTAGGCATGCGGTCATCGAATAAAAAGCTCCAGGCACTTTCAGCTGACTTGTCAGACCCACTGGTAGTCAGATTTATACAAGCAATGGCAGTTGTGTTTATTCAAGTGACAGGACCATTTTGGAACTTATTAGAAGATGGTTCTGTACCATATGTCAGTCTTTGTAATTTCATACAACCACTGCACGCTTATCTTGAGGCTGCCTCAGAGGACCCCTCTATTTTCTTTAATGAGGACAGTTCAGCATGCCTTAGGACCCACAGAGGACACTCAATCCAGTTGTATATTCAGTCTGGATTACTGACAGCATTCTATCCTGAGCATGAGGCAGAGCTCAAGCAGACACCAGCAGCAGCAAGCCGGGGCTTGATTAAGACAGTTCAAATGCAGCTGAAAGACTTTTTATCAAGGGGTTGCTATGGAAACCTTCCCTCCACACAATTACTTGAATACACCACGTTTTCACACAAGACTAATCTTGCCTGTGAACATCACTTTGGCTCATTGGATTCAAGTATGAAGCGCAGACCAAACTGCACCCTTCACCACCACAGCACTCTTCATCTTCTTAAGAGAAACCACACAGCAATAAAAACTTGGTTTACTGGTCTCTCTGATGATAAGAAAAAAGAGCTGTGGAGTAGAGCAAGGGCAAATGCAAGGAGCCTGAGAAAGATACACCAGGATGCAGAGTCTGAAGAGAGGCAGAAGCTACTACCTTCATCCTGCCAAGACAAACAAGCTGATTGCAATCCACAGGGACAGAGCCAGACCACAGAGTCCAAGAAGCTAAAGGGCCTGAGGGACAAGCTGGATAGACTACTGCCACCCCAAGACACACAGCTTACACCTCAGCAGTGGGTAGCTGTGGCATATCAAGAAGGATGGTACCCAG GTCTCGTGCTACAACATGATGCATGA
- the LOC143224124 gene encoding mite group 2 allergen Tyr p 2-like, with the protein MTDNKRMEVSIFITLVFISFVRSQCDEDTFHLKQFEQCGGETSDIRIRPCKNEPCSFTKGQLISFEVDFTSEQNSKFVDVEVMARFMEMDFPLPGVDQNGCKGYGLTCPIRNGQNYTLKYSMMVDPFFPTIETNITWRLAGEHGKLLCLKTPMRIIDPPVVMGIPFLPFLKK; encoded by the exons ATGACTGATAATAAAAGGATGGAAGTTTCCATTTTCATTACTTTAGTTTTTATCTCTTTTGTACGATCTCAGTGTGACGAAGACACGTTTCACCTCAAACAGTTTGAGCAGTGTG GTGGTGAAACCAGTGATATACGAATCAGGCCCTGTAAAAACGAACCATGTTCATTCACCAAAGGTCAACTCATTTCTTTCGAGGTAGATTTTACTTCTG aaCAAAATTCTAAATTCGTAGATGTTGAAGTTATGGCGCGATTTATGGAAATGGATTTCCCATTGCCTGGAGTCGATCAGAACGGATGTAAGGGTTATGGTTTAACATGCCCTATCAGGAATGGCCAGAATTATACTCTGAAATATAGTATGATGGTTGATCCCTTCTTTCCAACA ataGAGACAAACATCACCTGGCGGCTAGCTGGGGAACATGGGAAACTCTTGTGTTTGAAAACTCCAATGCGAATAATTGATCCAcctgttgtgatggggattccatTTCTACCATTCTTGAAAAAATAA